The bacterium genome has a segment encoding these proteins:
- a CDS encoding glutathione peroxidase — protein MKNTVALILIAWALTAGLPGCKSSSPEGALNFTMRTIDGEEQSLTRYRGKAVLIVNVASRCGLTPQYEALQKVYETYHAQGLEILGFPANNFKAQEPGSDSDIKAFCTATYGVTFPLFSKISVAGEDIHPLYRFLTDEKTNPEFGGAIQWNFTKFLISRKGQIVARFEPKVKPDSEEMIRAVENALR, from the coding sequence ATGAAAAACACCGTTGCACTGATCCTGATCGCATGGGCGTTGACCGCCGGCCTTCCGGGCTGCAAAAGCAGCAGCCCTGAAGGCGCGTTAAATTTTACCATGCGGACCATCGACGGCGAAGAGCAGTCCCTCACACGCTATCGCGGCAAAGCGGTTTTAATCGTCAACGTCGCCAGCCGTTGCGGACTGACGCCGCAGTACGAAGCCTTGCAAAAAGTATACGAAACCTACCATGCACAGGGATTGGAGATCCTGGGATTTCCAGCCAATAATTTCAAAGCCCAGGAGCCGGGAAGCGATTCAGACATCAAAGCCTTTTGCACCGCCACTTATGGCGTCACTTTTCCCCTGTTCTCCAAGATATCCGTGGCAGGCGAGGACATCCATCCGCTGTACCGTTTTCTCACCGACGAAAAGACCAATCCGGAATTCGGCGGCGCGATTCAGTGGAACTTTACTAAATTTCTCATCAGTCGGAAAGGGCAGATTGTAGCGCGCTTTGAGCCCAAGGTCAAGCCCGACAGCGAGGAAATGATCCGCGCCGTCGAGAACGCGCTCCGCTGA